The Pan paniscus chromosome 3, NHGRI_mPanPan1-v2.0_pri, whole genome shotgun sequence genome includes a window with the following:
- the RBM46 gene encoding probable RNA-binding protein 46 isoform X3: MNEENIDGTNGCSKVRTGTQNEAALLALMEKTGYNMVQENGQRKFGGPPPGWEGPPPPRGCEVFVGKIPRDMYEDELVPVFERAGKIYEFRLMMEFSGENRGYAFVMYTTKEEAQLAIRILNNYEIRPGKFIGVCVSLDNCRLFIGAIPKEKKKEEILDEMKKVTEGVVDVIVYPSATDKTKNRGFAFVEYESHRAAAMARRKLIPGTFQLWGHTIQVDWADPEKEVDEETMQRVKVLYVRNLMISTTEETIKAEFNKFKPGAVERVKKLRDYAFVHFFNREDAVAAMSVMNGKCIDGASIEVTLAKPVNKENTWRQHLNGQISPNSENLIVFANKEESHPKTLGKLPTLPARLNGQHSPSPPEVERCTYPFYPGTKLTPISMYSLKSNHFNSAVMHLDYYCNKNNWAPPEYYLYSTTSQDGKVLLVYKIVIPAIANGSQSYFMPDKLCTTLEDAKELAAQFTLLHLGPF; this comes from the exons atgaatgaagaaaatatagatgGAACAAATGGATGCAGTAAAGTTCGAACTGGTACTCAGAATGAAGCAGCATTACTTGCTTTGATGGAAAAGACTGGTTACAACATGGTTCaggaaaatggacaaaggaaATTTGGCGGTCCTCCTCCAG GTTGGGAAGGTCCACCTCCACCTAGAGGCTGTGAAGTTTTTGTAGGAAAAATACCTCGTGATATGTATGAAGATGAGTTAGTTCCTGTATTTGAAAGAGCTGGGAAGATATATGAATTTCGACTTATGATGGAATTTAGTGGTGAAAATCGAGGTTATGCTTTTGTGATGTACACTACAAAAGAAGAAGCCCAATTAGCCATCAGAATTCTTAATAATTATGAAATTCGACCAGGGAAGTTTATTGGTGTGTGTGTAAGCCTGGATAATTGTAGATTATTTATTGGAGCTATTcccaaggaaaagaagaaagaagaaattttagaTGAAATGAAGAAAGTTACAGAAGGAGTTGTAGATGTCATTGTTTATCCAAGTGCAACTGATAAGACCAAAAATCGTGGTTTTGCATTTGTGGAATATGAATCTCACAGAGCTGCTGCTATGGCAAGGAGGAAGCTAATTCCAG gaaCATTCCAACTATGGGGCCACACCATTCAGGTAGATTGGGCTGACCCAGAGAAAGAGGTGGATGAGGAAACCATGCAGAGAGTTAAAGTTCTTTATGTAAGAAATTTAATGATCTCAACTACAGAGGAAACAATTAAAGCAGAATTCAATAAATTTAAGCCTGGTGCAGTTGAACGGGTAAAGAAACTTAGAGATTATGCTTTTGTTCACTTTTTCAACCGAGAAGATGCAGTGGCTGCCATGTCTGTTATGAATGGAAAATGCATTGATGGAGCAAGTATTGAGGTAACACTAGCTAAACcagtaaataaagaaaacactTGGAGACAGCATCTTAACGGTCAGATTAGTCCAAATTCTGAAAATCTGATTGTGTTTGCTAACAAAGAAGAGAGCCACCCAAAAACTCTAGGCAAGCTGCCAACTCTTCCTGCTCGTCTCAATGGTCAGCATAGCCCAAGTCCGCCTGAAGTTGAAAGATGCACTTACCCTTTTTATCCTGGAACAAAGCTTACTCCAATTAGTATGTATTCTTTAAAATCCAATCATTTTAATTCTGCAGTAATGCATTTGGATTATTACTGCAACAAAAATAACTGGGCACCACcagaatattatttatattcaaCAACAAGTCAAGATGGGAAAGTACTCTTGGTATATAAGATAGTTATTCCTGCTATTGCAAATGGATCCCAGAGTTACTTCATGCCAGACAAACTCTGTACTACGTTAGAAGATGCAAAGGAACTGGCAGCCCAGTTTACATTACTTCATTTGG
- the RBM46 gene encoding probable RNA-binding protein 46 isoform X2, with amino-acid sequence MNEENIDGTNGCSKVRTGTQNEAALLALMEKTGYNMVQENGQRKFGGPPPGWEGPPPPRGCEVFVGKIPRDMYEDELVPVFERAGKIYEFRLMMEFSGENRGYAFVMYTTKEEAQLAIRILNNYEIRPGKFIGVCVSLDNCRLFIGAIPKEKKKEEILDEMKKVTEGVVDVIVYPSATDKTKNRGFAFVEYESHRAAAMARRKLIPGTFQLWGHTIQVDWADPEKEVDEETMQRVKVLYVRNLMISTTEETIKAEFNKFKPGAVERVKKLRDYAFVHFFNREDAVAAMSVMNGKCIDGASIEVTLAKPVNKENTWRQHLNGQISPNSENLIVFANKEESHPKTLGKLPTLPARLNGQHSPSPPEVERCTYPFYPGTKLTPISMYSLKSNHFNSAVMHLDYYCNKNNWAPPEYYLYSTTSQDGKVLLVYKIVIPAIANGSQSYFMPDKLCTTLEDAKELAAQFTLLHLDREHNLFSLDLCRRIWRK; translated from the exons atgaatgaagaaaatatagatgGAACAAATGGATGCAGTAAAGTTCGAACTGGTACTCAGAATGAAGCAGCATTACTTGCTTTGATGGAAAAGACTGGTTACAACATGGTTCaggaaaatggacaaaggaaATTTGGCGGTCCTCCTCCAG GTTGGGAAGGTCCACCTCCACCTAGAGGCTGTGAAGTTTTTGTAGGAAAAATACCTCGTGATATGTATGAAGATGAGTTAGTTCCTGTATTTGAAAGAGCTGGGAAGATATATGAATTTCGACTTATGATGGAATTTAGTGGTGAAAATCGAGGTTATGCTTTTGTGATGTACACTACAAAAGAAGAAGCCCAATTAGCCATCAGAATTCTTAATAATTATGAAATTCGACCAGGGAAGTTTATTGGTGTGTGTGTAAGCCTGGATAATTGTAGATTATTTATTGGAGCTATTcccaaggaaaagaagaaagaagaaattttagaTGAAATGAAGAAAGTTACAGAAGGAGTTGTAGATGTCATTGTTTATCCAAGTGCAACTGATAAGACCAAAAATCGTGGTTTTGCATTTGTGGAATATGAATCTCACAGAGCTGCTGCTATGGCAAGGAGGAAGCTAATTCCAG gaaCATTCCAACTATGGGGCCACACCATTCAGGTAGATTGGGCTGACCCAGAGAAAGAGGTGGATGAGGAAACCATGCAGAGAGTTAAAGTTCTTTATGTAAGAAATTTAATGATCTCAACTACAGAGGAAACAATTAAAGCAGAATTCAATAAATTTAAGCCTGGTGCAGTTGAACGGGTAAAGAAACTTAGAGATTATGCTTTTGTTCACTTTTTCAACCGAGAAGATGCAGTGGCTGCCATGTCTGTTATGAATGGAAAATGCATTGATGGAGCAAGTATTGAGGTAACACTAGCTAAACcagtaaataaagaaaacactTGGAGACAGCATCTTAACGGTCAGATTAGTCCAAATTCTGAAAATCTGATTGTGTTTGCTAACAAAGAAGAGAGCCACCCAAAAACTCTAGGCAAGCTGCCAACTCTTCCTGCTCGTCTCAATGGTCAGCATAGCCCAAGTCCGCCTGAAGTTGAAAGATGCACTTACCCTTTTTATCCTGGAACAAAGCTTACTCCAATTAGTATGTATTCTTTAAAATCCAATCATTTTAATTCTGCAGTAATGCATTTGGATTATTACTGCAACAAAAATAACTGGGCACCACcagaatattatttatattcaaCAACAAGTCAAGATGGGAAAGTACTCTTGGTATATAAGATAGTTATTCCTGCTATTGCAAATGGATCCCAGAGTTACTTCATGCCAGACAAACTCTGTACTACGTTAGAAGATGCAAAGGAACTGGCAGCCCAGTTTACATTACTTCATTTGG